The following coding sequences are from one Pelagovum sp. HNIBRBA483 window:
- a CDS encoding nucleoside deaminase, which yields MTFRSHMDIALEEARNAAARGEVPVGACVIAPDGTVIARAGNRTRELSDPTAHAEVLAIRAACAALGSERLTGHDLYVTLEPCPMCAATISFARIARLYYGAGDPKSGGVAQGARVFSHPQCHHKPEVYDGIAAPEAEALLTRFFAEKRT from the coding sequence ATGACATTCCGCTCGCATATGGACATCGCGCTGGAGGAAGCCCGCAACGCCGCCGCCCGTGGCGAGGTGCCGGTCGGCGCTTGCGTCATTGCGCCTGATGGCACGGTGATCGCCCGCGCTGGCAACCGCACCCGCGAATTGAGCGATCCCACCGCCCATGCCGAAGTGCTCGCCATCCGCGCCGCCTGTGCCGCGCTGGGGAGCGAACGGCTCACCGGCCACGACCTCTACGTCACGCTAGAGCCTTGCCCGATGTGCGCCGCCACCATCAGCTTCGCCCGCATTGCCCGCCTCTACTACGGTGCGGGTGACCCGAAATCCGGCGGAGTCGCCCAAGGCGCCCGCGTCTTTTCCCACCCGCAGTGCCACCATAAGCCCGAGGTCTATGACGGCATCGCCGCACCCGAGGCCGAAGCGCTGCTCACCCGCTTCTTTGCCGAGAAGCGCACTTAA
- a CDS encoding pseudouridine synthase: protein MTGSQTPPDGDRIAKVLSRAGVASRREAERMIAEGRVSVNGRKIDSPALNITAKDRITVDGKPVGPQEPARLWLYHKPAGLVTTAKDEKGRETVFDTLPEDMPRVMSVGRLDLNSEGLLLLTNDGALKRKLELPDTGWLRRYRVRIKGSASEATLDRLRAGIEVEGIRYQPMQVTFDRQQGANAWLTIGLREGKNREIRRAMAELGTVVNRLIRISYGPFQLGNLKAGEVEEVRRRVLRDQLGEGPAESDSDKPRPKPQRRRKPGPPRPKR, encoded by the coding sequence ATGACCGGATCACAGACACCCCCCGACGGCGACCGTATCGCCAAAGTGCTTTCCCGCGCAGGCGTTGCCTCGCGGCGGGAAGCGGAGCGCATGATTGCCGAGGGGCGGGTCAGCGTGAATGGGCGGAAGATCGACAGCCCTGCGCTGAACATCACCGCGAAGGACAGGATCACGGTGGATGGCAAGCCTGTTGGCCCGCAGGAACCGGCGCGGCTGTGGCTCTATCATAAGCCTGCGGGGTTGGTGACGACGGCGAAGGATGAAAAGGGCCGCGAGACGGTTTTTGACACCTTGCCGGAGGATATGCCGCGGGTGATGTCGGTGGGGCGGTTGGACCTCAACTCCGAAGGGCTGCTTCTCCTGACGAATGACGGGGCGCTGAAGCGGAAGCTGGAGCTGCCTGATACCGGCTGGCTGCGGCGCTATCGCGTGCGGATCAAGGGCTCGGCCTCGGAAGCGACGCTGGACCGGCTGCGCGCGGGGATCGAGGTGGAAGGTATCCGCTACCAGCCGATGCAGGTGACGTTTGATCGCCAGCAAGGAGCGAATGCGTGGCTGACGATTGGCCTGCGCGAAGGAAAGAACCGCGAGATCCGCCGCGCGATGGCGGAGCTCGGCACCGTGGTGAACAGGCTCATTCGCATCAGCTACGGGCCGTTTCAGCTGGGCAATCTGAAGGCGGGCGAAGTGGAAGAGGTGCGCCGCCGCGTGCTGCGCGACCAGTTGGGCGAAGGCCCTGCCGAGAGCGATAGCGACAAGCCGCGCCCGAAGCCGCAGCGCCGCCGCAAGCCCGGGCCGCCGCGCCCGAAGCGCTGA
- a CDS encoding ceramidase domain-containing protein, with product MELFNQIDGYCERTDFTYWSEPLNAVTNLSFIIAALILWPRVRGILGAQVLVAILFVIGVGSYLFHTHATVWAAMADTIPIGLFILAYLFLVNLHIMRWPLWAATLGTLAFLPYATAVTSAIMHMPVSFLKISSFYWSVPLLLVIYASFQRVKAAGVSRGFLIGAGLLALSLTFRSLDETLCSALPIGTHFMWHLLNGVMLGWMIVVYRSHMLASAPQGR from the coding sequence ATGGAACTTTTCAACCAGATTGACGGCTATTGCGAACGGACGGATTTCACCTATTGGTCCGAGCCGCTGAACGCCGTGACCAATCTCTCCTTCATCATTGCCGCGCTGATTTTGTGGCCGCGCGTGCGCGGAATTCTGGGCGCACAGGTGCTCGTAGCGATCCTTTTCGTGATCGGCGTGGGCAGTTATCTCTTCCACACCCATGCCACCGTTTGGGCCGCGATGGCCGATACAATCCCGATCGGTCTGTTCATTCTCGCTTATCTTTTTCTGGTTAATCTCCACATCATGCGCTGGCCCCTCTGGGCCGCCACCCTCGGAACCCTCGCGTTCCTACCCTACGCCACCGCCGTCACCTCGGCGATCATGCATATGCCGGTCAGTTTCTTAAAAATCTCTTCATTTTATTGGTCGGTCCCTCTTTTACTTGTTATTTACGCCTCTTTCCAAAGGGTTAAGGCCGCAGGCGTCAGCCGCGGCTTCCTGATCGGGGCGGGGTTGCTCGCTTTGTCGCTCACCTTCCGCTCGCTCGATGAAACCCTCTGTTCGGCCTTGCCGATCGGCACCCATTTCATGTGGCATTTGCTGAACGGGGTGATGCTTGGCTGGATGATCGTCGTTTACCGCAGCCACATGCTTGCGAGTGCGCCACAGGGCAGGTAA
- the gatA gene encoding Asp-tRNA(Asn)/Glu-tRNA(Gln) amidotransferase subunit GatA produces MTDLTKLKIAEARDALRKGDVTSVELTEACLSAIDAADALGAFVHKTPEIALKQAKAADARNGANAPALNGIPLGIKDLFCTKGVPSQAASGILEGFRPEYESTVTSQLFADGAVMLGKLNMDEFAMGSSNETSVYGNAVNPWKVDDRQLTPGGSSGGSASAVAADLCLGATGTDTGGSIRQPAAFTGITGIKPTYGRCSRWGIVAFASSLDQAGPMTKDVRDAAIMLTSMCGHDPKDSTSADLAVPDFEAALTGDIKGKTIGIPKEYRMEGTPAEIEKLWSDGADMLRDAGAKVVDISLPHTKYALPAYYVIAPAEASSNLARYDGVRFGHRASLEAGDGITEMYEKTRAEGFGHEVQRRVMVGTYVLSAGFYDAYYNRARRVRALIKRDFDQVFADGVDAILTPATPSAAFGLGEMTDADPIQMYLNDVFTVTVNLAGLPGISVPTGLDSQGLPLGLQLIGRPWEEGDLLNIAYRLEQSAGFVAKPSKWW; encoded by the coding sequence ATGACCGATCTGACCAAACTCAAAATCGCCGAGGCCCGCGACGCATTGCGCAAGGGTGATGTCACATCCGTTGAATTGACCGAGGCATGCCTCTCCGCCATCGACGCAGCCGATGCGCTGGGCGCTTTCGTTCACAAGACACCCGAGATCGCGCTTAAGCAGGCCAAAGCCGCCGATGCCCGCAACGGCGCAAACGCCCCCGCGCTTAACGGTATCCCCTTGGGGATCAAAGACCTTTTCTGCACCAAAGGCGTGCCGAGCCAAGCGGCCAGCGGCATCCTTGAAGGGTTCCGCCCCGAGTACGAAAGCACCGTCACCAGCCAGCTTTTTGCCGATGGCGCCGTGATGCTCGGCAAGCTGAACATGGACGAATTCGCGATGGGCTCGTCCAATGAAACATCCGTCTACGGCAATGCCGTGAATCCGTGGAAGGTCGATGACCGCCAGCTCACGCCGGGCGGCTCCTCTGGCGGTTCCGCTTCTGCTGTTGCGGCTGATCTCTGCCTTGGTGCAACGGGCACCGATACCGGCGGCTCGATCCGCCAGCCCGCCGCCTTTACCGGCATCACCGGCATCAAGCCCACCTATGGGCGCTGCTCGCGCTGGGGCATCGTGGCTTTCGCCTCCTCGCTCGATCAGGCTGGCCCGATGACGAAAGATGTCCGCGACGCGGCGATCATGCTCACCTCGATGTGCGGGCATGACCCGAAGGACTCCACCTCCGCCGATCTCGCCGTGCCGGATTTCGAAGCCGCACTGACCGGCGACATTAAGGGCAAAACCATCGGCATTCCCAAGGAATACCGCATGGAGGGCACCCCCGCCGAGATCGAAAAACTTTGGTCAGATGGCGCTGATATGCTGCGCGATGCCGGAGCCAAGGTCGTCGATATCTCACTGCCGCACACGAAATATGCATTGCCCGCCTATTATGTGATCGCACCGGCTGAGGCTTCCTCCAACCTCGCGCGCTACGACGGTGTCCGCTTCGGCCATCGCGCCAGCCTTGAGGCAGGCGACGGCATCACCGAGATGTACGAGAAGACCCGCGCCGAGGGCTTCGGCCACGAAGTGCAGCGCCGCGTCATGGTCGGCACTTATGTGCTCTCCGCAGGCTTCTACGATGCTTACTACAACCGCGCACGTCGGGTGCGTGCCCTGATCAAGCGCGACTTCGATCAGGTCTTTGCCGATGGCGTCGATGCGATCCTGACACCCGCCACACCTTCTGCGGCGTTCGGCCTTGGCGAGATGACGGATGCCGATCCGATCCAGATGTACCTCAACGATGTGTTCACCGTGACGGTGAACCTCGCGGGCCTGCCCGGTATCTCGGTGCCCACGGGCCTTGATTCCCAAGGTCTGCCGCTCGGTTTGCAGCTTATCGGCCGCCCTTGGGAAGAGGGCGACCTGCTGAATATCGCCTATCGTCTCGAGCAATCCGCGGGCTTCGTGGCCAAACCGTCTAAGTGGTGGTAA
- a CDS encoding 5-bromo-4-chloroindolyl phosphate hydrolysis family protein, whose amino-acid sequence MAQRYGGAHSPEGHRRQEAKPMRRLPGRGRQSDPAGFRANLMWLPPVLLAFSALDEGAAGLLLGLASAGVLGLGAWLLRNGLRAEAAYNARELAKRPAIPRKIFAAVLAGVGITGAALMHETGLLNAVLYGVAAGVLHLGSFGIDPLRDKAAPGMDAVQRERVTRVVNEAEAYLAEMFGHIHALGDRKLELKVIAFQDAARGMIHSVESDPRDLTAARKYLGVYLMGARDAAEKFAQHYSRSGDAETRAEFVALLVDLEENFASRTQAMLENNRGDLDIEIKVLRDRLAREGLKPRDA is encoded by the coding sequence ATGGCGCAACGGTATGGAGGCGCACACAGCCCCGAAGGACATCGCCGCCAGGAGGCAAAGCCGATGCGCCGTTTGCCTGGGCGCGGGCGGCAGAGCGATCCGGCGGGGTTTCGTGCCAACCTGATGTGGTTGCCGCCGGTTTTGCTGGCGTTCAGCGCGCTGGATGAGGGCGCGGCGGGGCTTCTGTTGGGGCTGGCATCGGCGGGCGTTCTGGGGTTGGGCGCGTGGCTGTTGCGCAACGGGCTTCGGGCGGAAGCCGCATATAACGCGCGTGAACTGGCCAAGCGGCCGGCGATCCCGCGCAAGATTTTCGCGGCTGTTCTGGCGGGCGTGGGCATAACAGGTGCAGCGCTGATGCATGAGACGGGCCTGCTGAACGCCGTGCTGTACGGCGTGGCGGCGGGGGTGTTGCATCTGGGCAGTTTTGGCATTGATCCGCTGCGGGACAAGGCCGCGCCGGGAATGGACGCGGTGCAGCGCGAGCGGGTAACGCGGGTGGTGAACGAAGCAGAAGCCTATCTGGCGGAGATGTTCGGTCATATTCACGCCTTGGGCGACAGGAAACTGGAATTGAAGGTGATCGCCTTTCAAGACGCCGCGCGCGGGATGATCCATAGCGTGGAGAGCGATCCGCGCGACCTGACAGCGGCACGGAAATATCTGGGCGTTTACCTGATGGGCGCGCGGGATGCTGCCGAAAAATTCGCCCAGCATTACAGCCGCAGCGGTGACGCGGAAACGCGGGCGGAATTCGTGGCGCTGCTGGTTGATCTTGAAGAAAACTTTGCCAGCCGCACGCAAGCGATGCTGGAAAATAACCGCGGCGATCTGGATATCGAGATCAAAGTGCTGCGTGACCGGCTGGCCCGCGAAGGGTTGAAGCCGCGAGACGCATAA
- a CDS encoding primosomal protein N' (replication factor Y) - superfamily II helicase, which yields MADAQRADPTAETERFPCASCGGDMQYEPGTTHLLCPHCGAEEDVEDTDATPPPLVQEMDYKRALAGLRQAGDLTSDAPPPAPHPCPNCGAEVIFDGASRAGACPYCGTPVVAETSAPHRIQPQGLIPFALAERAAQQAMRQWLGKLWFAPNGLQQHARKAGGLRGVYVPFWTFDAATRSTYSGQRGTDYTVSRTVRRNGKTQVIRQRKTRWRSVAGTVARRFDDLFVLASRSLPKGDTEALAPWELGAVTPYRNDFLAGFNSEAYRVDPEEGFEDAREQMARQIRRDVRRDIGGDRQRIHRVDTDIRDVTFKHILLPVWVAAYSYRGTRYQVVINGQTGRVQGGRPWSIIKIAAALLFAAVIIGTIGYFASQNQ from the coding sequence GTGGCTGATGCGCAGCGAGCCGACCCTACCGCCGAGACGGAGCGCTTCCCCTGCGCCTCTTGCGGCGGGGACATGCAGTATGAACCGGGGACGACACATCTGCTCTGCCCGCATTGCGGAGCGGAGGAGGATGTCGAGGACACGGACGCCACACCGCCGCCGCTGGTGCAGGAGATGGACTACAAGCGCGCTCTGGCCGGATTGCGGCAGGCGGGTGATCTGACCTCTGATGCGCCGCCCCCTGCCCCGCATCCCTGCCCGAATTGCGGTGCGGAGGTGATCTTCGACGGGGCCAGCCGCGCGGGAGCCTGCCCCTATTGCGGCACGCCTGTGGTGGCGGAGACAAGCGCGCCGCATCGCATCCAGCCGCAAGGGTTGATCCCTTTCGCCCTTGCCGAACGCGCGGCGCAGCAGGCGATGCGCCAATGGCTGGGCAAGCTGTGGTTTGCCCCAAACGGGCTGCAACAACACGCGCGGAAGGCGGGAGGGTTGCGCGGCGTTTATGTGCCGTTCTGGACCTTTGATGCGGCAACACGCTCGACCTATAGCGGCCAGCGCGGCACCGATTACACCGTTAGCCGCACCGTGAGGCGCAACGGCAAGACGCAGGTGATCCGGCAGCGCAAAACCCGCTGGCGCAGTGTGGCCGGCACAGTGGCGCGGCGGTTTGACGACCTTTTCGTGCTGGCCTCGCGCAGCTTGCCAAAGGGCGACACTGAAGCGTTGGCCCCGTGGGAACTGGGCGCAGTAACGCCCTATCGGAACGATTTTCTGGCGGGGTTCAACTCGGAAGCCTATCGTGTTGATCCCGAAGAAGGATTCGAGGATGCGCGCGAACAGATGGCGCGGCAGATCCGCCGTGACGTGAGACGCGACATCGGCGGCGACCGCCAGCGCATTCATCGGGTGGATACCGACATCCGCGATGTGACCTTCAAGCATATCCTGCTGCCGGTTTGGGTGGCGGCCTACAGCTATCGCGGCACGCGCTATCAGGTGGTGATCAACGGCCAGACAGGGCGGGTGCAAGGCGGGCGGCCGTGGTCGATCATCAAGATCGCGGCGGCTCTGCTGTTTGCGGCGGTGATCATTGGCACGATCGGGTATTTCGCGTCGCAGAACCAGTAG
- the gatC gene encoding Asp-tRNA(Asn)/Glu-tRNA(Gln) amidotransferase subunit GatC has product MSIDTETARRVAKLARIKVEEDALPALASEFSAILGFIEQLNEVDVEGVEPMTSVTPQRLKRREDVVTDGSQQAAVLKNAPDAREGFFAVPKVVE; this is encoded by the coding sequence ATGTCGATTGACACGGAAACCGCCCGCCGCGTCGCCAAGCTGGCCCGCATCAAAGTCGAAGAGGACGCGCTGCCCGCACTCGCCTCAGAATTCAGCGCCATCCTCGGCTTCATCGAGCAATTGAATGAGGTCGATGTCGAAGGCGTCGAGCCAATGACCTCCGTTACCCCGCAACGCCTCAAGCGGCGCGAAGATGTGGTGACAGACGGCAGCCAGCAAGCCGCCGTTCTCAAGAACGCGCCCGATGCCCGCGAGGGCTTCTTTGCCGTGCCGAAGGTGGTGGAATAA
- a CDS encoding metal-dependent hydrolase translates to MKITWLGHASFRIEIGNEILLIDPWLTTNPSFPDESRAAALEGVSWIFLTHGHGDHAAEAIEIALETGARIGCIHELSQVLDGRGADVTGFGKGGTLHLNGVAVTMVNAVHSSSIDYTGDGLSVAGSEAGFMIAGDGHVIYVSGDTDIMADMEWMGDLHRPDIGILCAGGHYTMDMGRAAYAAKRYFKFKTVIPCHYKTFPILAQSADALVQALPEVDVRVPEVMETLKF, encoded by the coding sequence ATGAAAATCACTTGGTTGGGACATGCGAGTTTCAGGATCGAGATTGGCAATGAAATCCTGCTGATCGACCCTTGGCTAACCACCAATCCGAGTTTCCCCGACGAGAGCCGCGCGGCGGCGCTGGAGGGGGTGAGCTGGATTTTCCTGACGCACGGGCATGGCGACCACGCAGCGGAAGCCATTGAAATCGCGCTGGAAACCGGCGCCCGCATTGGCTGCATTCATGAGCTGAGCCAAGTGCTTGATGGGCGCGGCGCTGATGTGACGGGCTTTGGCAAGGGCGGAACGCTGCACCTCAACGGTGTGGCGGTGACGATGGTGAATGCGGTGCATTCCTCCAGCATCGACTATACGGGCGACGGGCTATCGGTCGCTGGATCGGAGGCTGGATTCATGATCGCGGGGGACGGTCACGTGATCTACGTTTCGGGTGATACGGACATCATGGCGGATATGGAGTGGATGGGGGATTTGCACCGCCCCGACATCGGTATCCTCTGTGCGGGCGGCCATTACACGATGGATATGGGGCGCGCGGCCTATGCCGCGAAACGTTACTTCAAATTCAAGACGGTGATCCCCTGCCACTACAAGACATTCCCGATTTTGGCGCAATCCGCTGACGCGCTGGTACAGGCGCTGCCGGAGGTGGATGTGCGGGTGCCGGAGGTGATGGAGACACTGAAATTTTAA
- a CDS encoding SPFH domain-containing protein has product MGILDFLAGEFIDVIEWTEDDPDMMVWRFERYGHEIKYGAKLTVREGQVAVFVHEGQLADVFTPGLYMLETNNMPVLTTLQHWDHGFRSPFKSEIYFLRTTRMPNFKWGTKNPVMLRDPEFGPVRIRAFGTYAARISDPAVFMTEIVGTEGAFTRDEISFQIRNIIVQEFSRAIAQSGIPVLDMAANTGDLGKVIGEAIAPVLGQYGLSLPELYIENISLPDAVEKALDKRTSMGLIGDLDRYTQYAAAEALSAAGTGGDSAMAAGLGAGMGMAMAQNMGPWGAHPARAAAAPPPPPVEHVWHIAENGATKGPFSKAQMGRMAAEGALTRQSFVWTAGQDGWKRAEDVTELAQLFTVMPPPPPPEA; this is encoded by the coding sequence ATGGGTATTCTGGATTTTCTGGCGGGTGAGTTCATCGACGTTATCGAATGGACGGAGGACGACCCCGATATGATGGTCTGGCGGTTTGAGCGCTACGGCCACGAGATCAAATACGGGGCGAAGCTCACCGTGCGCGAGGGGCAGGTTGCTGTCTTTGTGCATGAGGGGCAGCTGGCGGATGTGTTCACGCCGGGCCTGTATATGCTGGAAACCAACAACATGCCGGTGCTGACCACGCTTCAGCATTGGGATCACGGGTTCCGCTCGCCGTTCAAATCGGAAATCTACTTCCTGCGGACAACGCGGATGCCGAACTTCAAATGGGGCACGAAAAACCCTGTGATGCTGCGTGATCCGGAGTTTGGGCCAGTGCGGATTCGTGCTTTTGGCACCTATGCGGCGCGGATCAGCGATCCGGCGGTTTTCATGACCGAGATCGTTGGCACGGAGGGGGCATTTACCCGTGATGAGATCAGCTTCCAGATCCGCAACATCATCGTACAGGAGTTCAGCCGCGCGATTGCGCAATCGGGCATTCCGGTGCTGGATATGGCGGCGAATACCGGCGATCTGGGCAAGGTGATCGGGGAAGCGATCGCGCCGGTGCTGGGGCAATACGGGCTGAGCCTGCCGGAACTGTATATCGAGAATATCAGCCTGCCGGATGCGGTGGAAAAGGCGCTCGACAAGCGGACCTCGATGGGGCTGATCGGGGATTTGGACCGCTACACGCAATATGCCGCCGCCGAGGCGCTGAGTGCCGCCGGAACGGGCGGTGACAGTGCGATGGCAGCGGGGCTTGGTGCTGGTATGGGCATGGCGATGGCGCAGAATATGGGGCCGTGGGGTGCCCACCCTGCCCGCGCGGCCGCCGCGCCACCACCGCCGCCCGTGGAGCATGTCTGGCACATTGCCGAAAACGGCGCGACGAAGGGGCCGTTCTCCAAGGCGCAGATGGGGCGGATGGCTGCTGAGGGCGCGCTGACGCGGCAAAGCTTTGTGTGGACCGCGGGCCAAGACGGCTGGAAGCGGGCCGAGGATGTGACCGAGCTGGCGCAGTTGTTCACGGTGATGCCGCCGCCCCCGCCACCGGAGGCGTAA
- a CDS encoding DUF2927 domain-containing protein, with protein sequence MAAKQGYGRLRRALGGLALMGLVAGCVALPRPPAPVMPTPDTAAPEDIGERSQESIALGVHYQRLENDLLAQGLLRTDGGGVDTPFDARDLATNFLRIALRDEYVTEGDGLVARETESRLRRWNKPVRMQLIFGATVAEEQRLRDTEDVTAFAARLAEVTGLRIIQTDARANFHVLVLNEDDRRAFGPELDALMPGMTRATKRAFLDLPKDQLCAVIGALNADGVTYDRAIALIRGEHPPLMRLSCIHEELAQGLGLANDSPQARPSIFNDDEEFAYLTRHDELLLEMLYDPRLEPGMTVDTAAPLVRRIAEEIIAETTGGPV encoded by the coding sequence ATGGCGGCAAAACAAGGATATGGGCGTTTGCGACGCGCCCTTGGCGGGCTGGCCCTGATGGGGCTGGTGGCGGGCTGTGTGGCCCTGCCGCGCCCGCCTGCGCCTGTCATGCCCACCCCCGATACTGCCGCGCCGGAGGATATTGGCGAGCGCAGTCAGGAAAGCATCGCGCTGGGGGTGCATTACCAGCGGTTGGAGAATGATCTGCTGGCGCAAGGGTTGTTGCGCACCGATGGTGGCGGGGTGGATACGCCCTTTGACGCAAGGGACTTGGCGACCAATTTCCTGCGGATTGCGCTGCGGGACGAATATGTGACCGAGGGCGACGGGCTGGTCGCGCGGGAAACCGAAAGCCGCCTGCGCCGCTGGAACAAGCCGGTGCGGATGCAACTGATTTTCGGCGCGACCGTGGCGGAAGAACAGCGCTTGCGGGATACCGAAGACGTGACCGCCTTTGCCGCACGGCTGGCGGAGGTGACGGGGCTGCGGATCATCCAGACCGACGCGCGCGCCAATTTTCATGTTCTCGTGCTCAATGAGGACGACCGCCGCGCATTCGGGCCGGAACTCGATGCGCTGATGCCCGGGATGACAAGGGCGACGAAGCGGGCGTTTCTTGACCTGCCGAAGGACCAGCTTTGCGCGGTGATCGGCGCGTTGAATGCGGACGGCGTGACCTATGATCGCGCGATTGCATTGATCCGTGGTGAGCACCCGCCCTTGATGCGGCTATCCTGCATCCATGAGGAGCTGGCGCAGGGGCTTGGCTTGGCCAATGACAGCCCGCAGGCGCGACCGTCGATCTTTAACGATGACGAGGAATTCGCCTATCTGACGCGGCATGACGAATTGCTGCTGGAAATGCTGTATGATCCGAGGCTGGAACCGGGGATGACGGTCGATACTGCCGCGCCGCTGGTGCGCCGGATCGCGGAGGAAATTATCGCGGAAACGACGGGCGGCCCTGTCTGA
- a CDS encoding class I SAM-dependent methyltransferase, translating to MAHIPYLQSIYPLAGESAVDIGAGEGTFSRQLAAEGAKVTAIEIDADKVAWARAHLPADITVKRGVAEKLPLPDASQDLCCMFFSLHHVPKEAQDTAFAEILRVTKPAGRLHIVEPFAYGTMFDVVRFVEDETEVRTHSHAILPQLSERLPLRLRAHEDYTLTRAFDSFDDFAEQIIRIDPARMEVFPDVADEMRAAYENAVEEEAGQRVLRQPCAAYHFEVMGSA from the coding sequence ATGGCCCACATCCCCTATCTCCAGTCCATTTATCCTCTCGCAGGCGAGTCAGCAGTCGATATCGGCGCGGGGGAGGGCACCTTCTCGCGCCAACTCGCGGCAGAAGGGGCCAAAGTCACCGCCATCGAGATCGACGCCGATAAGGTCGCATGGGCACGCGCCCACCTGCCTGCGGACATCACCGTGAAGCGGGGCGTCGCCGAAAAGCTCCCCCTGCCAGATGCCTCGCAAGATCTCTGCTGCATGTTCTTCTCGCTGCACCATGTCCCGAAAGAGGCGCAAGACACCGCCTTCGCCGAAATCCTCCGCGTGACCAAGCCCGCAGGCCGCCTCCACATCGTCGAGCCATTTGCCTATGGCACCATGTTCGATGTGGTCCGTTTCGTGGAGGATGAAACCGAAGTCCGCACCCACTCCCACGCCATCCTGCCGCAGCTTTCCGAGCGCCTCCCCCTGCGCCTGCGCGCGCATGAGGATTACACCCTTACCCGCGCCTTCGACAGCTTCGATGACTTCGCCGAACAGATCATCCGCATCGACCCCGCCCGCATGGAGGTCTTCCCCGATGTGGCCGATGAGATGCGCGCCGCCTACGAAAACGCGGTCGAGGAGGAGGCAGGCCAGCGCGTCCTGCGCCAGCCCTGCGCCGCTTATCATTTTGAGGTTATGGGCAGCGCCTAG
- a CDS encoding toxic anion resistance protein, translated as MSVEIRKQAQAEQDKIAAVTGTALATPEETEAVTDAAAVAARLAELDLTSSTAIVSFGSRAQADLQEISQSMLQGVRNKDVGPAGDSLREIVTTIRGFLISELDMRRKRSWWERLIGRAAPAAKFMARYESVQGQIDRITDSLLRHEHLLLKDIESLDQLYDKTLAFYRELALYIAAGEQKLAELDGETIPALAAEADAAPEDQAIMKAQELRDLRAARDDLERRVHDLKLTRQVTMQSLPSIRLVQENDKSLVTKINSTLVNTVPLWETQLAQAVTIQRSSEAAAAVKDANDLTNELLTANAENLRQANAAIRNEIERGVFDIAAIKAANDNLIATIHESLEIADEGKRRRAEAEKELASMTTELRGALSAAKAQDAARGPDPDA; from the coding sequence ATGTCAGTGGAAATTCGCAAACAGGCGCAAGCCGAACAGGACAAGATCGCAGCCGTGACAGGCACCGCGCTTGCCACGCCAGAAGAGACGGAAGCCGTGACCGACGCCGCGGCAGTCGCCGCGCGACTGGCGGAGCTGGACCTGACGAGCAGCACCGCGATTGTCAGCTTTGGCAGCCGCGCACAGGCTGACCTCCAAGAGATCAGCCAATCCATGCTGCAAGGCGTGCGCAACAAGGATGTTGGCCCTGCCGGAGACAGCCTGCGCGAGATCGTGACCACCATTCGGGGCTTTTTGATCAGCGAGCTGGACATGCGCCGCAAGCGGAGCTGGTGGGAGCGGCTGATCGGGCGTGCGGCACCAGCGGCGAAATTCATGGCCCGCTATGAGAGCGTGCAGGGCCAGATCGACCGGATCACCGATAGCTTGCTGCGGCATGAGCACCTGTTGCTGAAAGATATCGAGAGCCTTGACCAGCTTTATGACAAGACGCTCGCTTTCTACCGAGAGCTGGCGCTTTACATCGCGGCGGGTGAGCAGAAACTGGCGGAACTGGACGGCGAAACGATCCCTGCGCTTGCAGCGGAGGCCGACGCCGCGCCTGAGGATCAGGCGATCATGAAGGCGCAGGAATTGCGCGATTTGCGCGCCGCGCGGGACGATCTTGAGCGGCGGGTACATGACCTGAAGCTGACGCGGCAGGTAACGATGCAGTCCCTGCCCTCGATCAGGCTGGTGCAGGAAAATGACAAGAGCCTTGTGACCAAGATCAACTCGACCTTGGTGAACACGGTGCCGCTGTGGGAGACACAGCTTGCGCAGGCGGTGACGATTCAGCGGTCATCGGAGGCAGCGGCGGCGGTGAAGGATGCCAATGACCTCACCAACGAGCTGCTGACCGCTAATGCCGAGAACCTGCGGCAGGCGAATGCCGCGATCCGTAACGAGATCGAGCGCGGGGTGTTTGACATCGCCGCCATCAAGGCAGCGAATGACAACCTGATCGCGACGATCCACGAAAGCCTTGAAATCGCGGATGAGGGCAAGCGCCGCCGTGCGGAGGCCGAGAAGGAACTGGCCAGCATGACCACGGAGCTGCGCGGCGCGCTCTCGGCAGCGAAGGCGCAGGATGCGGCCCGCGGCCCCGACCCTGACGCCTGA